Proteins encoded within one genomic window of Palaemon carinicauda isolate YSFRI2023 unplaced genomic scaffold, ASM3689809v2 scaffold873, whole genome shotgun sequence:
- the LOC137637587 gene encoding GATA zinc finger domain-containing protein 14-like, which produces MPGHNTKQQHKQSQDTTQTKQRHKQCQDTTQSKNTSNTKTQHKQCKDNTNKATIQKCQDTTQKKQQHKQCQDTTSTEQRRNTNKAKIQTIPRHNTNNVKTQHNTKPRHNKTHSKDTTKHIAKTTQTKQQQKQCQDTTSTEQRHNTNKAKIQTIPRHNTNNAKTHNNTKPRHNKTHSKDNTNKAKTQYNTNQIHNTTQTMPRHNTNKAKTQHKQNNDNTNKAKTHHKQSKDTTQTEQTQNTNKTMTHHKQCQDTTQTKQRHNTKPRPHCPKSTPSTADLRRENRIGRRERKGGRLLRVNGKGEGGELEGGGK; this is translated from the coding sequence ATGCCAGGACACAACACAAAGCAACAACACAAACAAAGCCAAGACACAACACAAACAAAGCAAAGACACAAACAATGCCAAGACACAACACAAAGCAAAAACACAAGCAATACCAAGACACAACACAAACAATGCAAAGACAACACAAACAAAGCAACAATACAAAAATGCCAAGACACAACACAAAAAAAGCAACAACACAAACAATGTCAAGACACAACATCAACAGAGCAAAGACGCAACACAAACAAAGCAAAAATACAAACAATACCAAGACACAACACAAACAATGTCAAGACACAACACAACACAAAGCCAAGACACAACAAAACACATAGCAAAGACACAACAAAACACATAGCAAAGACAACACAAAcaaagcaacaacaaaaacaatgtcAAGACACAACATCGACAGAGCAAAGACACAACACAAACAAAGCAAAAATACAAACAATACCAAGACACAACACAAACAATGCCAAGACACATAACAACACAAAGCCAAGACACAACAAAACACATAGCAAAGACAACACAAACAAAGCTAAGACACAATACAACACAAATCAAATACACAACACAACACAAACAATGCCAAGACACAACACAAACAAAGCAAAGACACAACACAAACAAAACAATGACAATACAAACAAAGCCAAGACACATCACAAACAAAGCAAAGACACAACACAAACAGAGcaaacacaaaacacaaacaaaacaaTGACACATCACAAACAATGCCAAGACACAACACAAACAAAGCAAAGACACAACACAAAGCCGAGACCTCATTGCCCCAAGTCAACTCCATCAACAGCAGACTTACGAAGGGAGAACAGAATAGggaggagggagaggaagggagggaggcTTTTAAGGGTGAatggaaagggggagggaggggaaTTAGAGGGGGGAGGGAAGTGA